The Fodinibius saliphilus genomic interval AATGCTCTTTTTCCCCTATGATATCAACATACAATAAAACACTATGCAGATAGGATCTTATACTGTTGAGTTGCTTAGTGAAGGTCGGTTTGAGATCTTTAAGGATGGACATATCAATAGGTCTGATAATCACGATATTGGGGCAGATACGATACCTACTACTGCCCCTCAAAACCTAGAAGTTGGAATTAACCCTGTACTTCTCCAAACCGAAGATCATAATATCTTATTGGATACTGGTTTAGGCTGGGGCTTGGATGCTGGCAGTAGCTATTCCAATATTTCTAACGTATGCACCAACCTGGCCATCTTTGAACTCAGTCCCAATGATATTACTCATGTGGTCTTAAGTCACCTTCATTATGACCATGCCGCAGGTAGTACTTATGTAGATGAGGGACAACAGACGAAACCCACCTTCCCAAATGCCCAATATTACATTCACCAGAAAGAGTGGGAATATTCTCTTAAACAGATAGAAAGGGGAACAGCATTCTATGATACAAACTATCAGCTTGATGAATTTTATCGACTGGTTGCAGATGAGTATGTCTATTTTTTAACCGGCCAAACAAATGAAATCCTCGATGGTCTTAAGATAATTCAAACAGGAGGCCACACGCCGGGCCACCAAATTATTGAAATTAAGAGTGATAATGAGATCGCCTATTTTCTGGGGGATTTAATTCCTTCTTCCACTCAGCTCAATAAACATACAACCAATCAGAAAGATAGCAATGAAATTGATGTAAAAAGAGAAAAAGTGAACCTACTCAATAAAGCCTATAAAGAAGAGGCTATTCTTCTTTTTTATCACTCTACTTTTGGACGTGCAGGTCGGCTTATCATAGATGACGACAAACGATATATTTTAGCTGATATCCCCTTCCAAATGTAACCTTAAAGAATTATTCAAGTAAAGTCTCAAATGTAGGCCAAGACTCAGAAACAGCTTTTAAATCTTATCGTTTACTAGCTTTTTTTACTGATTCATCGATATTAAGAACTCCTCATTATCTTCAGTGCCCTTCATTTTATCGAGCACAAATTCCATCGCCTCAAAAGCATTCATTCTATTCAGGTATCGACGTAAAAGTACTACCTTTTCATGCTCAGCTTCTGGCACAATGAGTTCTTCTCGTCGCGTACCACTCTTAAATATATCCATAGCCGGATAAATACGACGTTCTGATAAATTACGATCCAATACGATCTCCATGTTACCGGTACCTTTGAACTCTTCAAAGATAAGGTCATCCATCCGAGACCCTGTCTGTACAAGTGCTGTAGCCAGTATAGATAGGCTTCCACCACCCTCAACATTCCTTGCCGAACTAAACAGCTGTCGTGGGGCTTTAAGTGCTTCGGAATCCACACCGCCAGACATTGTTCGGCCAGAGGATGGTTGACAAATATTATAAGCTCGGGCTAAACGGGTAATCGAATCCATAAGAACCAACACATCATGCCCCGTCTCAACCAATCTTTTAGTCTTTTCAAAAACAATCTCAGACAGCCCAATATGATTCTCCGGTTTTTCATCAAAGGTAGAGGCTACAACTTCAGCATCATCAACACTACGCTCCATCTCTGTAACTTCTTCCGGGCGCTCATCAATCAATAGAATAATCACCTTTGTTTCAGGGTTATTTTTATTGACTGCATTTGCAATATTGCGCAAAATAGTTGTTTTACCGGTCTTAGGCTGGGCGACAATAAGACCACGCTGACCTTTACCAAGTGGAGAGAAAAGATCCAGAACACGAGTTGTATATTCCGTGGGGTTGTGTTCCAGTGTGAACCGCTCTTCAGGATAGATAGGTAACAGATCCTCAAAATCTTCGCGATTATCCATATCACGAGGAATCTTCCCATTTACTCCATCAACACGAAGTAGTGCAAAATACCGCTCACCTACTTTCGGAGGGCGTATAATACCAATAACACAATCTCCTTGTTTAAGGCGAAAACGTTTTATCTGTGAAGGAGATACATATATATCATCCGGACTGGCCTTATAGTTATAATTAACAGAGCGCAAGAACCCATAACCGTCTGGTAATATTTCGAGCGTTCCTTCCTGAATTAAATAAGGACCGAGTTGTGGTTGAATCTCTGCTAAACGCTCTTCAAGAGTATCGGCATCAGATTCGGGAAGAATATCGTGTACGCTTTTTTTCTTTTTCTTACTCTTTTTACCAGAATCCTTAGAACGATTTCGCGAGCGTCCGTTTTTATTGCTGCTACTGTTACCAGAGTCTTGGTCAAGTTCACCGCGTGCTCGCGCTTTATCGCGTACCGATTGAGTAATACGATCAATAAGTTCCTGTTTTCTCAGTCCTGAAACAGAAGAGAGACCCTGTTCTTGTGCTAAACTACGAAGTTCCTTAACAGTCTTCTCATGAAGAGTATCAATCTCTTCGAGGGAAACTCCATCGGTTTGATAATCCGACATAATAATCTACTTCTAAATATTTAATTGAGTTGCGATGAATAAAAAAGTTATACAATCTTGTCACTAAGCTGTATAGAGAGTTGTTCTACACTGTGATAAAGGGAGCAATTCAGGTAGACATGAAAGAATTAACGGTTATACAAATTTTGAACCCATTCCCGAACCGTTGCATAAAAGTAAAAACTTCCCGCAAATATTACTAATTCCGAATTAAAATCGCAGTTAAAGATCGTGTGACGATGCTCGTTCGGAAAGGGAGTTACTTGAGGTAACCATTCTTTAATATCGTCAAAACTAGCCGCCCGTTCAAGGCTTAACTGATAATAATAGATATTTCTGAATTCTGAAAACTCTTTCATAATTTTTGGTTGTATTTTGTCTTCTAATAGTGCTAGTACTAGTATTGCGTCTGATACTTTCCCAACACGTCGTACAGCCTTCTTTAACGCCCTCACGGCCTCTAGGTTATGTGCGCCATCAAAAAACCACTTTTGGGATCCTAGCAGACGGTTAAAGCGACCCAACCCCACTTCTGCCTCATTAATCCCTTCAATAAATTGTTCCTCAGATACTGAAAAATAATCGCTTAAATTCTGAACAACCTGCCAGCTGATAGCAATATTTTTTGCCTGTACTGGTGCTAGCAATGAGGTTTCAAAAAGGATCTCATGTCCAGCTACAGTGAGCTGATATTGTCCCTGTTCTCCACTTACCGGGTGAAGTTCGTCAATAGTGTATATCGAACTTTCATTATTCCGAGCTATTTCTGCAACCTGATTCTCTGCTTCATCCGGTAAATCTCCAATTACTACTGGAATTTCCGGTTTAATAATACCTGCTTTCTCATAGGCAATTTCTTGAATTGACTCTCCCAAAATTCCTGTATGATCTAAAGAAATGCTTGTAATTACACTTATTAAAGGGCTAAAAACATTGGTTGCATCAAGGCGCCCACCAAGCCCTACTTCAATGACAGCAAGATCAATTCTAGACCTACTGAACCACCAAAAAGAGATAGCAGTACTAATTTCAAAATAGGTAAGTTCGTACTTTTCAATCTTTTCCCTATTATTTTCAAAGAAACGGAGCAACTCATCTTCTGTTATCTCTTCCCCATTTATTATAAAACGTTCGTTAAAACGATTAAGATGGGGTGAGGTATAAAGGCCAACATTATATCCGGCTTTTTGGTACACGCTACTTAAAAGTCGACATGTGCTCCCTTTGCCATTGGTGCCGGCCACATGGATAGCAGGAAAATCATTTTGGGGATCCCCGATACTTTCACAAAACTGCTTGAAACGATCCAGATTAAAATCTGC includes:
- a CDS encoding bifunctional folylpolyglutamate synthase/dihydrofolate synthase, yielding MSISSLSSVEAYLEQIPKFKSVGSLGADFNLDRFKQFCESIGDPQNDFPAIHVAGTNGKGSTCRLLSSVYQKAGYNVGLYTSPHLNRFNERFIINGEEITEDELLRFFENNREKIEKYELTYFEISTAISFWWFSRSRIDLAVIEVGLGGRLDATNVFSPLISVITSISLDHTGILGESIQEIAYEKAGIIKPEIPVVIGDLPDEAENQVAEIARNNESSIYTIDELHPVSGEQGQYQLTVAGHEILFETSLLAPVQAKNIAISWQVVQNLSDYFSVSEEQFIEGINEAEVGLGRFNRLLGSQKWFFDGAHNLEAVRALKKAVRRVGKVSDAILVLALLEDKIQPKIMKEFSEFRNIYYYQLSLERAASFDDIKEWLPQVTPFPNEHRHTIFNCDFNSELVIFAGSFYFYATVREWVQNLYNR
- the rho gene encoding transcription termination factor Rho, producing the protein MSDYQTDGVSLEEIDTLHEKTVKELRSLAQEQGLSSVSGLRKQELIDRITQSVRDKARARGELDQDSGNSSSNKNGRSRNRSKDSGKKSKKKKKSVHDILPESDADTLEERLAEIQPQLGPYLIQEGTLEILPDGYGFLRSVNYNYKASPDDIYVSPSQIKRFRLKQGDCVIGIIRPPKVGERYFALLRVDGVNGKIPRDMDNREDFEDLLPIYPEERFTLEHNPTEYTTRVLDLFSPLGKGQRGLIVAQPKTGKTTILRNIANAVNKNNPETKVIILLIDERPEEVTEMERSVDDAEVVASTFDEKPENHIGLSEIVFEKTKRLVETGHDVLVLMDSITRLARAYNICQPSSGRTMSGGVDSEALKAPRQLFSSARNVEGGGSLSILATALVQTGSRMDDLIFEEFKGTGNMEIVLDRNLSERRIYPAMDIFKSGTRREELIVPEAEHEKVVLLRRYLNRMNAFEAMEFVLDKMKGTEDNEEFLISMNQ
- a CDS encoding MBL fold metallo-hydrolase gives rise to the protein MQIGSYTVELLSEGRFEIFKDGHINRSDNHDIGADTIPTTAPQNLEVGINPVLLQTEDHNILLDTGLGWGLDAGSSYSNISNVCTNLAIFELSPNDITHVVLSHLHYDHAAGSTYVDEGQQTKPTFPNAQYYIHQKEWEYSLKQIERGTAFYDTNYQLDEFYRLVADEYVYFLTGQTNEILDGLKIIQTGGHTPGHQIIEIKSDNEIAYFLGDLIPSSTQLNKHTTNQKDSNEIDVKREKVNLLNKAYKEEAILLFYHSTFGRAGRLIIDDDKRYILADIPFQM